One window of Drosophila virilis strain 15010-1051.87 unplaced genomic scaffold, Dvir_AGI_RSII-ME tig00000004, whole genome shotgun sequence genomic DNA carries:
- the LOC116651570 gene encoding L-lactate dehydrogenase B chain-like, whose amino-acid sequence MQDAAKNKKQEESQKKNCEADAPSTKNNEAEPLNECENAVQKKSEEEAQKLNPTSFRSILYKTLEKQEFQPGNKVSVIGAGAVGMGCAIALLAKGITNNIALYDLKKDLCAAECMDLEHGSLFLNNCNIDHCTSVECTKDSRVVVVTAGVRCNQNESRLKVAQKSAGIIKEIVPELVKQSPKGVFIIVSNPADVMAWVARKVTKLPYERCFSPGCHLDTARFRMFIAQLVRVSTRSVHGFVLGEHGDSSVPLWSSVTVGGTRLQNMLPTIGTDKDPMRWSNVHESVVDSAFKVIAGHVWNRR is encoded by the exons ATGCAAGACGCCgctaaaaacaagaaacaagaGGAGAGTCAAAAGAAAAATTGCGAAGCAGATGCTCCGAgcacaaaaaataatgaagCCGAGCCTCTAAACGAGTGCGAGAATGCGGTTCAGAAGAAGAGCGAGGAAGAGGCTCAAAAACTAAATCCTACTTCATTTCGCTCAATTCTTTACAAAACACTAGAGAAACAAGAATTTCAGCCCGGTAATAAGGTGTCTGTCATTGGTGCTGGGGCCGTGGGCATGGGTTGTGCCATTGCCTTGCTTGCCAAGGGTATCACCAATAACATAGCTCTCTACGACTTGAAGAAGGACTTGTGTGCTGCAGAGTGCATGGACCTGGAACATGGATCACTTTTTCTTAATAATTGCAATATTGACCACTGCACCAGCGTCGAGTGCACCAAAGATTCGAGAGTGGTAGTTGTAACAGCTGGAGTTCGCTGTAATCAAAACGAGTCGCGATTGAAAGTGGCCCAAAAATCAGCGGGCATTATAAAAGAAATTGTTCCTGAGCTAGTTAAGCAAAGCCCCAAAGGAGTCTTCATCATTGTATCAAACCCAGCAGATGTAATGGCCTGGGTAGCCCGTAAAGTAACCAAACTGCCCTATGAGCGCTGTTTTAGTCCTGGATGTCACTTGGATACCGCCCGATTCCGCATGTTTATTGCGCAGCTGGTGCGGGTGTCGACGCGTTCGGTGCATGGATTCGTGCTGGGCGAGCATGGAGATAGCTCTGTGCCATTGTGGTCCTCCGTAACCGTGGGAGGTACCCGACTGCAGAATATGCTTCCTACCATTGGCACCGATAAAGATCCGATGCGCTGGTCAAATGTGCATGAGAGCGTGGTGGATTCGGCCTTCAAAGTAATCGCGG GGCATGTGTGGAATCGACGATGA